The proteins below are encoded in one region of Rana temporaria chromosome 2, aRanTem1.1, whole genome shotgun sequence:
- the LOC120928472 gene encoding olfactory receptor 51I2-like, producing MQNSTLSSPLVLSLTFGTISDFNYVYGVISLLGFLMIIFSNLTIIYTVYLNQSLHEPMYVFISALCTNDLYGSISFFPSLIVNLFSKTQIISYAACITQIFCIYSYGSCEMAMMTVMAYDRYMCICNPLRYATLMNLTKEFKIIIGVWLYSFISITVHTMLTMRLPLCDNVILKIYCDNWSVVRLSCIDTSVNNIYGLFLTVKILGVMPLLVFLSYVKILKVCAKSKDNLLKAMQTCSPQLISFAIFVIDSLFEVILYRLGPAQVPYGLRVAMSLQCLVVPPFVNPLLYGIKIRAIKVRILQTFTWKKSYMEKQIERT from the coding sequence ATGCAGAATTCTACACTATCTTCTCCTCTGGTGCTGAGCCTGACATTTGGCACAATTTCGGATTTTAATTATGTCTACGGGGTGATATCATTGCTTGGCTTTTTGATGATAATTTTTTCCAACTTGacaataatatatacagtatatttaaatcAGAGTTTACATGAGCCCATGTATGTTTTTATATCTGCCCTCTGTACCAACGACCTTTATGGAAGCATCTCATTTTTCCCCAGCCTAATCGTAAATCTGTTTTCTAAGACTCAAATCATTTCCTACGCAGCCTGTATAACGCAAATCTTTTGCATCTATTCCTATGGGTCCTGTGAGATGGCCATGATGACGGTCATGGCGTATGACCGTTACATGTGCATATGCAACCCATTGAGGTACGCCACCTTGATGAACTTAACAAAGGAATTTAAGATCATTATTGGCGTGTGGCTTTATTCTTTTATCTCCATCACTGTGCATACTATGCTGACAATGCGACTCCCTCTTTGTGATAATGTCATCCTGAAGATCTATTGTGATAACTGGTCGGTGGTGAGACTCTCCTGCATTGATACCTCAGTCAACAACATTTATGGTCTGTTTCTTACTGTAAAAATATTGGGGGTGATGCCGTTGCTGGTCTTTTTATCTTACGTTAAAATTTTGAAGGTTTGTGCAAAGTCAAAGGACAATCTTTTGAAAGCAATGCAGACCTGCTCTCCTCAACTGATATCTTTTGCAATTTTTGTTATTGACAGCCTCTTTGAGGTTATACTCTATCGCTTGGGGCCTGCCCAAGTACCCTATGGACTTAGAGTAGCCATGTCATTACAGTGCCTGGTGGTGCCACCATTTGTAAATCCACTTCTTTATGGAATAAAGATCCGAGCAATAAAAGTGAGAATACTGCAGACTTTTACATGGAAGAAAAGCTATATGGAAAAACAAATTGAAAGAACTTAA